In Aegilops tauschii subsp. strangulata cultivar AL8/78 chromosome 3, Aet v6.0, whole genome shotgun sequence, one genomic interval encodes:
- the LOC109780541 gene encoding uncharacterized protein At5g39865, with amino-acid sequence MWLPWVKTRSSSPTSASPASTCSSTALAAASPRLSFNSPSLKDLQALLRSDHAAPSPSPPPPHTAPCSPSAARVFHRVRVAASALRALRTLQAPPVAAEADRRVVLYYTSLHVVRGTYEDCRAARAILRGLRASVDERDLAMDARYLEELTALLPRARRITLPQVFVGGRHLGGAEELRRLHESGELRCVVAGAAPLAACARCGGERYVLCGSCDGSHKRYSLKGGGGFRTCAGCNENGLVRCPDCSPPAV; translated from the coding sequence ATGTGGCTGCCCTGGGTCAAGACGCGCTCCTCCTCCCCCACCTCCGCCTCCCCCGCCTCCACCTGCTCCTCCACGgcgctcgccgccgcctcgccgcggcTCTCCTTCAACTCGCCCTCCCTCAAGGATCTCCAGGCCCTCCTCCGCTCCGACCACGCCGCGCCCTCCCCTTCTCCCCCGCCGCCGCACACGGCCCCGTGCTCCCCCTCCGCCGCCCGCGTCTTCCACCGCGTCCGCGTGGCCGCCTCCGCCCTCCGCGCGCTCCGCACCCTCCAggcgccgcccgtcgccgccgaggCCGACCGCCGCGTCGTGCTCTACTACACCTCCCTCCACGTCGTCCGGGGCACCTACGAGGACTGCCGCGCCGCGCGCGCCATCCTGCGGGGGCTCCGCGCCTCCGTCGACGAGCGCGACCTCGCCATGGACGCGCGCTACCTCGAGGAGCTCACGGCGCTGCTCCCGCGCGCCCGCCGGATCACGCTCCCCCAGGTCTTCGTCGGCGGCCGCCACCTCGGCGGCGCCGAGGAGCTCCGCCGCCTGCACGAGTCGGGCGAGCTGCGGTGCGTCGTGGCCGGCGccgcgccgctcgccgcctgcgcgCGGTGCGGCGGCGAGCGCTACGTGCTGTGCGGCAGCTGCGACGGGAGCCACAAGCGGTACAGCCTCAAGGGCGGCGGCGGGTTCCGCACCTGCGCCGGCTGCAACGAGAACGGCCTCGTCCGGTGCCCGGACTGCTCCCCGCCGGCCGTCTGA